One Salvia splendens isolate huo1 chromosome 22, SspV2, whole genome shotgun sequence DNA segment encodes these proteins:
- the LOC121786666 gene encoding uncharacterized protein LOC121786666, with translation MGHQEYSSEFKNQVVQFIIGRCVGGVPPRGTLKEAQLKFTISRQTCTRWWNAAKKQQQRGTSVQLVSVKKVRHCPKRLQLDVDLLKSLHFSKRCNLLSVAVGLGCSKTTVWRWVKDGLIIPHTSAIKPNLTAANKLLRLRFTVESLEFDRILNKIRFINMHNTIHIDEKWFYMTKGTQRFYLAPGEQEPHRTCKNKKFISKIMFMYAVCRPLFGVHGEVLFDGKIGIFPFTKQVAAKRSSKNMQAGTMETKPIESITTDVVRECLINKILPAIIAKWPDGATKVLKIQQDNARPHIKDNDPAFREAAQQSGFSISIVQQPPNSPDTNVNDLGWFRAIQSLQTQTACNNVDDLVNAIEKSFHELQPETLDNVFLSLQGCYMEIMKVHGQNRYKLPHVGKAHLRRTNQLPLNLEVPVELVMEAVAYLRDQGSNHGLESISQALGL, from the exons ATGGGGCACCAAGAGTATTCCTCAGAATTCAAGAACCAAGTGGTCCAATTCATCATCGGAAGGTGTGTGGGCGGTGTACCTCCTCGTGGCACACTTAAGGAAGCACAACTGAAGTTTACAATCTCCCGGCAAACCTGTACAAGGTGGTGGAATGCTGCAAAGAAACAGCAACAACGAGGAACATCAGTTCAACTGGTAAGTGTCAAAAAAGTGCGGCATTGCCCCAAAAGGCTGCAATTGGATGTTGATCTGTTAAAGAGTTTGCATTTCTCCAAAAGGTGCAACCTCTTGAGTGTGGCAGTGGGTTTAGGTTGTTCAAAAACAACCGTATGGAGGTGGGTTAAGGATGGCCTGATTATACCACACACATCAGCCATTAAACCCAACTTAACAGCTGCAAACAAGCTGTTACGGCTGAGATTCACAGTTGAATCATTAGAATTTGACAGAATCCTCAACAAAATCAGATTCATAAATATGCACAACACTATACATATTGATGAAAAGTGGTTCTACATGACAAAAGGAACTCAGAGATTCTATCTTGCTCCAGGAGAGCAAGAACCTCATAGAACATGTAAAAATAAGAAGTTCATATCCAAAATAATGTTCATGTATGCAGTTTGTAGACCATTGTTTGGTGTTCATGGTGAAGTGTTGTTTGATGGAAAAATTGGAATTTTTCCCTTTACCAaacaagttgcagccaagaggtCAAGTAAAAACATGCAGGCAGGCACTATGGAGACAAAACCCATAGAGAGTATCACAACAGATGTGGTGAGGGAATGCTTGATCAATAAG ATATTACCTGCCATCATAGCCAAGTGGCCAGATGGGGCAACTAAAGTTCTCAAGATACAACAAGATAACGCGAGGCCACACATCAAAGACAATGACCCAGCTTTCAGAGAAGCTGCACAACAAAGTGGGTTCTCAATCTCAATTGTGCAACAACCACCTAACTCACCTGACACCAATGTGAATGACTTGGGTTGGTTCAGAGCAATACAGTCACTACAAACTCAGACTGCATGCAATAATGTGGATGACTTAGTGAATGCAATTGAGAAATCATTCCATGAATTACAACCAGAGACTTTGGATAATGTTTTCCTAAGTCTTCAAGGCTGTTACATGGAAATTATGAAAGTCCATGGTCAGAACAGATACAAGCTGCCCCACGTGGGGAAAGCACATTTAAGGAGGACAAATCAGCTTCCACTGAATCTAGAAGTTCCAGTGGAACTGGTTATGGAAGCAGTAGCTTATCTGAGAGACCAGGGGAGCAATCATGGATTGGAGTCAATATCCCAAGCCTTAGGATTATGA